One region of Melitaea cinxia chromosome 29, ilMelCinx1.1, whole genome shotgun sequence genomic DNA includes:
- the LOC123667814 gene encoding cuticle protein 1-like, with the protein MRFLIVATAVLACAAAAPSGALLAGAYGAPWAHGHGLAYAAPLAVNHGDIQGAAIDAHVNAVDHTRAVIDQVAENQGKAINAAEDHAWQAVNAAQTAAAAIDGAAAGVSPVAARQLAGHVAPVAAYAAHAVAAPALAAHSIAAPALAHGYAAPILAHGIAGSHSVSTQSLSQTHPGPIVHAPLAYAAHGLAHGFAHGLGHAW; encoded by the exons ATGAGATTTCTG ATTGTAGCCACCGCCGTCCTCGCCTGCGCCGCAGCCGCACCCTCCGGTGCCCTGCTGGCCGGAGCTTATGGAGCTCCATGGGCCCACGGCCACGGCCTGGCCTATGCTGCACCATTAGCCGTCAACCACGGTGACATCCAGGGCGCCGCTATCGACGCTCACGTTAACGCTGTGGACCACACCCGTGCCGTCATCGACCAGGTCGCTGAGAACCAGGGAAAAGCCATCAATGCTGCAGAGGACCACGCATGGCAAGCCGTAAACGCCGCCCAGACCGCTGCTGCAGCCATTGATGGAGCTGCCGCTGGCGTGTCTCCCGTCGCCGCCCGCCAGCTCGCTGGTCACGTTGCCCCAGTTGCTGCATATGCCGCCCACGCTGTGGCTGCCCCAGCTCTTGCAGCGCACTCCATCGCTGCCCCTGCCCTCGCCCATGGCTACGCTGCCCCAATCCTAGCGCACGGCATCGCTGGTAGTCATTCCGTGTCCACACAATCTCTCTCCCAGACTCATCCAGGCCCCATCGTCCACGCTCCCCTCGCATACGCCGCCCATGGCCTCGCCCACGGCTTCGCCCACGGCCTCGGCCACGCGTGGTAA